TCGGCCAGCGGCAGCCACGGCTCGCGCGTGGAAAAACCGGCGAAATCGGCGTCGCTCCACTGCATCGGCGTGCGCTCCGGGTCACGGCTGGCGGCCTTCACGCCCGGCTGCCGCAGGCCCGCCGGGTCCTGCACGCGCTCGGGCGGGATATCCACGTCGGCCATGCCGATCTCGTCGCCGTAGTACACGGTGGGCGTTCCCCGCAGGGTCAGCAGCAGCGTGGTCGCCACCCGCGCCTGCTCGCGCCCGAAACGGCTCAGCACCCGGGGCTGGTCGTGATTGCCCAGCACCCAGTTCGGCCAGCCCTCGCCCACCAGCGCGTCGTAGCGGTCGGCTTGCGCACGAATCTTGCGGGCGTCCCACCCGGTCTGGGTCAGGATGAAGTTAAAGGGCATGTGGCACTCGGGGGCCTCGGCCGAACCGTAGTAGGTCACCAGCCGCTCGAAGGGCAGGTAGATCTCGCCCACCATGGTGCGCTCGCGGCCCCGTGCGCTGTACTCGTCCAGCAGCGCCCGCATCTCGGCGATGTAACGGTGGGTCTCGGGCAGATCCTGGGTGTAGGGGTGCAGCAGCTGGTGGTGCGGGGGCATACCCGGACGGAAATCCGGGTTGATCGGCTCGTCACGCAGCGCCTCGTCCTTGCCCAGCAACCAGATCACATCCACCCGGAAGCCGTCCACACCTCGGTCCAGCCAGAAACGCATCGCGTCCGCAATGGCCGCGCGCACCTCGGGATTGCGCCAGTTCAGCTCGGGCTGCTGCGGCAGGAACTGGTGCAGGTAATACTGCCCGCTCGCCTCGTCCAGGGTCCAGGCCGGTCCGCCAAAAAACGACAGCCAGTTGTTCGGCCGCCGACCGTTCTCCTTGGGGTCCGCCCAGACATACCAGTCACGCTTGGGGTTGTCACGCGAACTGCGCGCCTCGAGGAACCAGGGATGCTGGTCCGAGGTGTGGTTGGGAACGAGGTCCAGCAGCACGTGCAACCCGCGCGCGTGCGCCGCCTCGAGCAGCGCGTCGAAGTCGGCCAGACTGCCAAACAGCGGGTCCACGCCGGTATAGTCGGCCACGTCGTAGCCGAAATCGGCCATCGGGGAGGGGAAAATCGGAGAGAGCCAGATGGCTGCGATGCCCAGCGAGGCCAGGTAATCGAGCCTCGAGGTGATCCCCCGCAGGTCGCCCACGCCGTCGCCGTTTGCGTCCATGAACGAGCGCGGGTAAATCTGGTAAATGATTCCGCGCTGCCACCATTTCAGGCCTCGCAGGGCAGGATGCGCGGGTTCGACCGGAACGGACGAGGCATGCGGGTCCATGCGCCGCAGTTTAACAAGGGGGCCGTGAGCGCGGATGGGAGGCAGCGGAACGAATCGCTAAGGCTTCGGCCTTACTCGGCGTCAGCGCCCAGACGCACGGTGATGTCGGCTCCCAGCACGCCCTCGCCCGAAGCGTACGCCTCACCTACGCCAAGATCGCGCGCCACCTGGCGGGCCGGCTCGAGCCCCTGCCTCGAGAACACCGCCGTGCGGCTCTCGTCGCCGCTCGCCATCCGCGTGATCCAGACGTTGCGGTAGCCGAGCGACAGCAGCCGCTCGCGGGCCCGGTGAGCCGCTCCATCCGGCGCTCCCACGTTGACCACCGCGACGCCGAAACTGTGGACATCGGTCTGCGTGTCCCGGCTGCCGAACCGGGTCTGAACCAGCCGGGCGATGCCATCACGGTCCGGGATCCAGTACGACGCCCCGCCCACGTTTCCAAAATTCCCCGGCAGCAGCGAAGATTCGAGTTGCGGACGGTGCAGCAGGGCACCCAGCACGTACCCCACATCCACCCGGGTCAGGTTGGTGCGCAAGTTCCGCTCAGCCGCCCCCACCGCCTTTGGCAGCCGCAACAGCCCAGCCGGGCTGAGAGCCCGCGCGGCCAGATCACGCATGAAGCCCTGCTGGCGCTGCACACGCCCGATGTCGCCCAGCGCGTCGTAACGAAAACGCAAGTAGCCCTCGGCCTGCTCCCCGCTGAGGTGCTGACGTCCCTTCTTGAGGTCGATGCGCAGGCCCGCCGCCGTGTCGGTGTACTTCATGTCCTGCGGCACGTACACCTCTACCCCGCCCAGCGCGTCGGTGATCTCGCGCAGCGCATCCAGGCTCAGCAGCGCGTAGCCGCGCAGTTCCAGTCCGGTCAGGTTCTCCAGCGCTCCCATCAAGGCCTGCGGCCCCAGGTGGACATTGGCCGCGTTCACCTTGCCCCAGCCGTAACCGGGCGTGTTCACCATGGTGTCCCGCGGCACCGACAGCAAGCGCAGGCCCTGCCCGCCCGGCCGCACCTGCACGATCAAGATGGTGTCGGTCAGGCCCCGGAAGTCTTCGGGAGCCCGGGTGTGATGCCCCGAGTACTTGGGCGTCACCCCGGCTACCAGGTAGTTCAGCGGCCGGGGCGGCTCGGCAGGCAGAGCCGCGTACCGCGACAGGGCGGGAGCGGCAGGGGCGAGATAGGCCAGCAGCCCGGCGAGGAGCAGCAAGACGGCGAGGGCGAGGGCCTTGGCAAGACGCATAACGCCCCAACTATAGGGGAAAACGGCGCGTGTTTGGGCCGAAGGTCATAAGCAAGTCCGCTTCGGGCAAAACAGCCCAATCCTCATTCTTCCGGTCAACTGCCCCTCGAGGGTCAGGACTCCCCGCACCACGCGGGCAGGCTTCCTCGAGGGGCCCTGCCCCACGGCACGCCAGCCCCACGGCACGCCAGGAGGTGCCCGGCGTTAAACCGGGCACCTCCTGCGGGTGGCTCAGTCGTTGGTCTGGATGTTCCGGTTGACTTCGCGCATCTGCTCGGTCAACGTCACCTGCGCGCTGCCGGTGGCGTTGTAATCCGAGGTCTGCTGACCGGTCTTCTCGTTGAAGGCCGGACCGATCTTGGCCTCGAGGGTATAGGTGCCGTAGGGCAGCCTCAGCTCGTAGGTGGCGCGGTTGTCACCGCTGTACATGGTGGTGTTGAAGGTGCGTACCACCTGACCGTTCTGCCGGGCGACCACCTGCACCGGGTAGCGGTTGCGGGTATCTTCGGGCGGCGGCGTAGGGCTGTCGATGCGCTCGAGGGCGGCGCGGGCATCGAGGCGGCCAGCACCGACTGCCGGGTCGGCGCCCAGGTCCCGGGCCGATTCCTTGAGGGCTGCGCGGATCTGCTTGGCGGTCAGGTTGGGCTTGTAGGCGCGCATCAGCGCGGCCACACCGGAGACCTGCGGGGCGGCCTCGGAGGTACCGGCGCGGCCCTCGTAGCCGGTGGGGTTGGCCGAAAGGCTCAGGATGCAGTCTCCCGCCGAGCAGTCGGGGTTAGTACCGCCGGGAGCAACGAGGTCCACCGAGCGTTCGCCGCTGCGCGGGCGCGCCGAGTAGCTGGTCAGGTTGTCATTTTTATCCACCGCGCCCACCGCGATGACGTTGGAGTCGCTGGCCGGGTAGTACAGGCCGACGTTGGGCTGGTTCCCCGCCGAGGCGACCAGCAGCACATCCTTCTCGTTGTAGGCGCGGTTGATGGCGTCCTTGAGGGCCGCGTCCGGGGCATCATCGTCTTGAAGGATGAAGCCCAGCGACATGTTGATGACCTTTGCGCCCTGGTCCACGGCGTAGTTGATGCCCTTGACCAGCGCGACCGTATCGGCCGAGGGGGCTCCGCCGCCCGCCTGCTGCCCGAACACCTTGATGGGCAAGATGTTGGCACCGCTCCAGGTCAGACCGGCGATGCCCTTGGCGTTGTTGGTGGCCGCCCCGATGATGCCGATGCTGTGCGTCCCGTGGCCCCGGAAGTCCGAGGAGGTGATCTCGCTGGGATCGTTGTCCTCGCCCACACAGTTGAAGTTGGCGTCGAGCTGCGGGCAGAAATCCTTGCCGCCGCTCGCCAGACGTCCGACCAGGTCCTCGTGGTTGGCGGTCACGCCGGTATCGAGCACGGCCACCTTGGCTCCGGTCGGGTTGGCCTGCCCCTTGGACTGCAGGTAGTCCCAGGCTTCGGTCGCGCGAATCTGGGTCAGGTAACGCTGCTTGTAGCCCTCCACCGAGCCCGGGGTACCGGGCACACCCGGGTCATTGGGCAGGGCCAGCGGCTGGTACAGGTAGTTCGGCTGCACCACGAAACCCTGGGCCCGCAGTTCGGCGAACAGTTCCTGGTCGGTCTTGCCCGCTGGCGTGCGTACCGACACCAGGCCGTCGGCCACGGTCTGGGGGTTCAGGGCGCTCAGAGCGGCAAGCTTGGACTGCGCATAGAGTCCGCCCGACCGAAAGCTCACCAGCAACTGCCCCTGCGCACGCGGAGCGTCCCAGCGCGGCTCCAACTGCTCCGGTTCGGGGTTGGAAAACAAAACGGCGCCGCCCGGCGCAAGCACGTACCCGCTCACCTTGGCGGGAGCGTTCAGCTCACCGCCGCCGCACGCCGCGAGCAGCAGCGGCCCTGCCAGCATCATCCAGAACTTTTTCATGGTTCTATTGTGACCATCTGCAATCTGACGCCGCGTGAGCCTGCACTTAAGGGTCAGGGAAAGCTTGAGCGGCTTTCCCGCACAGGAAAGCCGCTCAAGCCGCGTTTTACCGATCCTTTAAAACCCTAAGGAGCGATTCCCAGCGCCTTTAGCGGATCGATCAGGCCATGTCCATACTCCTCATCCCTGCCCGCAGGCCCCAGGTCCAGGGCGGTCTGCTCGAGGCGCTCTACCGCCTGCGCCGGGGTGGACACGAGTCCCTTGGCCAACACCAGCGCGGTCAGCGCACTCGCCTGCGGAGCCGCCTGGCTGGTCCCCTCGAGGGCCGAGTAGCGCGGCTGGTGCCGGGTATACATCCAGTCGGTCGAGAAGATCATGTCCGGGAACGGGGCACCGTTGAGTTCCTGACCGTTCAGGGAGTTACCGCTGTCCCCGCCTGGCGCGCTCAGGGCGATGTACGGCCCGGTATTGCTGTACTTGGCCCGGGTCCAGCCGGAGTCGTTCTCGGCCAGGGTCGTCGCTGCTACCGCGGTGGCCCCCTTGCAGGCCGCCGGGTAGTTGACCGCGTTGCCGTACTGCTTCTCGTTTCCGCCTGCGGCCAGCACCGCGATCCCCCGGTCGGCCGCCACCTTCACCGCGTCGCACAGCAGCGCGATGTCCCGAGGGTCCGTAAAAGGCCCGCCCAAGGACAGGTTGATGACCTTGACCGTCGCGGCCACGCTCTCGGGCAACCTGCGCGCCGCGCCGTTCACCATCACCGTCTCGCCGGCGGCGTAACGGATGGCAGAGGCGGTTTCCTCGAGGCCCCCGAAGCCGTTGGTAGCCAGGGTGCGCAGCGGCAGCACCCGCACCGGCGCACGGTACACCGCTCCGACCACGCCGGAACTCGAGCAGCCCGGGCAGGTAGAACCCAGCGTTCCGAAACGCGCGGCGATGATGCCGGTCACGTGCGTGCCGTGGCTGGAGTCGCCGTAACGCGCACGGCTGGGCGTGCTCGGATCGGTGGGGTCGCGGTCCCGGCCGCAGCCGTCGTCCACGAAGTCCATGGCACCCTCGTCCGGGCCCAGCAGCGCACCCTCGAGGTCGGGGTGGTCGTAGCGCACACCGGTATCAATAACGGCCACCGTGACCGGGTTGGAGTACGCGCCCGTTTCCATGTCGGCCCATACCCTGGGGTAGCCCAGTTTAGGAAAAGCCCACTGCAGCCGGTAGTATTCGTCGGTGGGGATCACTTCGCCCAGGGCGCGCAGCAGCGGTTCGGGCCGCACCGACTCCACGTCCGGGTCCTGGCTCAGCCGGGCGAGATCGGCCTCGAGGTTGTCGGTGGGAACGCGCACGGTCCGGGTCTCGGCCGAACCCAGCGACAGCGGTTGGGCGAGGCCGCTGCGCGCAGCGGCCTCGCTGCGGTAGCGCACCAGCAGGGCACGGGGCGCAGGCGCGCCCGCACGGCGCTCAACGACCGAGGGGCCGATCGCGACATCCGCGCGGTTCAGCGTCAACGACTGCGGGGCCGCGCCGGACAGGAAGTCGCGGACATCCGGGTCGTAGCGCACCTTCAGCGCGGTGGTTGTTCCCTGGGCGGTGCGCAGCGTCACCCGCGCGGTGTACGGTTCGCTGCGTTCCAGGCACACGTCACCGCGCACGTCGAACTTCAGGCGGATCGCGCCCTGCCCGGACTGCGGGCTGACCTGCAGCCAGTCGCCTTCGATCTCGCTCACCTGCCACGCCCCGCTCGAGGGATAGCTCACCTGTGCCTGTCCACCCGTAAGAACAACGTCTTGTTCGCTCGGAAGCGACGGAGTCTGCCCACAGGCCGCCAGGACCAGCGGCAGCAGCAGAGCAAGACCCGGATGCATCTTTCCGGACCCGGACCGGACCAACAACGGCTCACCGTGCGAGCCACGCACCTCTTGCAAACTTCGCTTCATGTGGCCCCAGTCTAAGGGCCCCGCGTGATCACGCGGTGAAAAACCGCGCGGACCGCAACGAAGCCGTGCTACCTTGGGACGTGCCAAGCGGTCGCGTTCACACCCTGATCAACTCGGGTGCTTACCTGCTCACGGTGGCGGGAGCGGCTTACGCTGCCCACACCGACTTGTATACCGTTTCCGTTCGTGACGCGGCAGGGTTCAGCGCCGCCTTCTGGGCGGGCACCCTGCTGCTCTCTCCGGACCTCGACCTCGCCGAGGGACAGGTCAGCAGCAAGCGTGCCTGGGGCCCGCTGGGCTTTATCTGGGTACCGTACGGCAAGATGTTCTCGCATCGTGGTCTCAGCCATTCCTGGCTGATCGGCCCCCTCACCCGCATCGGTTATCTGGCCCTGATCGTATGGGCG
This window of the Deinobacterium chartae genome carries:
- a CDS encoding S8 family peptidase → MKKFWMMLAGPLLLAACGGGELNAPAKVSGYVLAPGGAVLFSNPEPEQLEPRWDAPRAQGQLLVSFRSGGLYAQSKLAALSALNPQTVADGLVSVRTPAGKTDQELFAELRAQGFVVQPNYLYQPLALPNDPGVPGTPGSVEGYKQRYLTQIRATEAWDYLQSKGQANPTGAKVAVLDTGVTANHEDLVGRLASGGKDFCPQLDANFNCVGEDNDPSEITSSDFRGHGTHSIGIIGAATNNAKGIAGLTWSGANILPIKVFGQQAGGGAPSADTVALVKGINYAVDQGAKVINMSLGFILQDDDAPDAALKDAINRAYNEKDVLLVASAGNQPNVGLYYPASDSNVIAVGAVDKNDNLTSYSARPRSGERSVDLVAPGGTNPDCSAGDCILSLSANPTGYEGRAGTSEAAPQVSGVAALMRAYKPNLTAKQIRAALKESARDLGADPAVGAGRLDARAALERIDSPTPPPEDTRNRYPVQVVARQNGQVVRTFNTTMYSGDNRATYELRLPYGTYTLEAKIGPAFNEKTGQQTSDYNATGSAQVTLTEQMREVNRNIQTND
- a CDS encoding S8 family serine peptidase; translation: MKRSLQEVRGSHGEPLLVRSGSGKMHPGLALLLPLVLAACGQTPSLPSEQDVVLTGGQAQVSYPSSGAWQVSEIEGDWLQVSPQSGQGAIRLKFDVRGDVCLERSEPYTARVTLRTAQGTTTALKVRYDPDVRDFLSGAAPQSLTLNRADVAIGPSVVERRAGAPAPRALLVRYRSEAAARSGLAQPLSLGSAETRTVRVPTDNLEADLARLSQDPDVESVRPEPLLRALGEVIPTDEYYRLQWAFPKLGYPRVWADMETGAYSNPVTVAVIDTGVRYDHPDLEGALLGPDEGAMDFVDDGCGRDRDPTDPSTPSRARYGDSSHGTHVTGIIAARFGTLGSTCPGCSSSGVVGAVYRAPVRVLPLRTLATNGFGGLEETASAIRYAAGETVMVNGAARRLPESVAATVKVINLSLGGPFTDPRDIALLCDAVKVAADRGIAVLAAGGNEKQYGNAVNYPAACKGATAVAATTLAENDSGWTRAKYSNTGPYIALSAPGGDSGNSLNGQELNGAPFPDMIFSTDWMYTRHQPRYSALEGTSQAAPQASALTALVLAKGLVSTPAQAVERLEQTALDLGPAGRDEEYGHGLIDPLKALGIAP
- a CDS encoding DUF2227 family putative metal-binding protein, which codes for MPSGRVHTLINSGAYLLTVAGAAYAAHTDLYTVSVRDAAGFSAAFWAGTLLLSPDLDLAEGQVSSKRAWGPLGFIWVPYGKMFSHRGLSHSWLIGPLTRIGYLALIVWALLYLLRLTVPDLYAALPRSGLPLEWNFWVPILTGYYLSQWLHLIADGIAPDTGFGRLGRKLRANTPFRRKRARRR
- a CDS encoding LCP family protein, encoding MRLAKALALAVLLLLAGLLAYLAPAAPALSRYAALPAEPPRPLNYLVAGVTPKYSGHHTRAPEDFRGLTDTILIVQVRPGGQGLRLLSVPRDTMVNTPGYGWGKVNAANVHLGPQALMGALENLTGLELRGYALLSLDALREITDALGGVEVYVPQDMKYTDTAAGLRIDLKKGRQHLSGEQAEGYLRFRYDALGDIGRVQRQQGFMRDLAARALSPAGLLRLPKAVGAAERNLRTNLTRVDVGYVLGALLHRPQLESSLLPGNFGNVGGASYWIPDRDGIARLVQTRFGSRDTQTDVHSFGVAVVNVGAPDGAAHRARERLLSLGYRNVWITRMASGDESRTAVFSRQGLEPARQVARDLGVGEAYASGEGVLGADITVRLGADAE
- a CDS encoding alpha-amylase family glycosyl hydrolase; its protein translation is MDPHASSVPVEPAHPALRGLKWWQRGIIYQIYPRSFMDANGDGVGDLRGITSRLDYLASLGIAAIWLSPIFPSPMADFGYDVADYTGVDPLFGSLADFDALLEAAHARGLHVLLDLVPNHTSDQHPWFLEARSSRDNPKRDWYVWADPKENGRRPNNWLSFFGGPAWTLDEASGQYYLHQFLPQQPELNWRNPEVRAAIADAMRFWLDRGVDGFRVDVIWLLGKDEALRDEPINPDFRPGMPPHHQLLHPYTQDLPETHRYIAEMRALLDEYSARGRERTMVGEIYLPFERLVTYYGSAEAPECHMPFNFILTQTGWDARKIRAQADRYDALVGEGWPNWVLGNHDQPRVLSRFGREQARVATTLLLTLRGTPTVYYGDEIGMADVDIPPERVQDPAGLRQPGVKAASRDPERTPMQWSDADFAGFSTREPWLPLAEDYRTVNVALQDRDPNSLLNYFRALTRLRAVTPELVAGAYHSLEAGFDDVFVYTRSLEVGTVLVALNFGGAARTLHLPGLGAAGSVLLSSVRREGEVPLEALELAPHEALVVRLR